Genomic segment of Streptomyces longhuiensis:
ACGCGGTGCGGGAGGGACGCCCGGCCTTGATTGTCAGACCCCGCCCGTAAGGTCGTAGACGTCGCCGGTCCCACCGGACGAGGGCGACGCGCGCCGCACCGACCAGGGCGGACGCATGCCGTGCGGATCAGGGAAAGGAGCCCGGCCATGACGGAGCAGACCGACCACAGGGGCGTCACCGTCTCCGCGGCCGCCGTGTTCCTCCCCGCGCCCCTGCCGCGCGACAGCACGGTCGCGTTCTGGCACCCGGACGGCACGGACCTGCCCGGCGCCACCCCGCTCACCGTCGTCCGGCCGCACGGCGCGGGCGCCCGCACCAGGACCGTGCCCGCCGTCCGGCTGCCCGTCACCGACGCCCTGCCCCTGCTCGTGCGGGCCCGGCACACGCCCGGCGCCCATCCCGCCGCGGCCTGCTGGGGCGCCGCCGCCCTGCACGCCCTGCACCTCGTGGGCCGCGGCCGCCTCCTGCCCGGCCTCACCGCCTCCGATCACGACGCGTGGCGCGCGGGTCCGCTCGACGCGGACGACATCGCACAGCTGCGCGCCATCGCCGCCGCCATGCCGTACGAGGCCCATGCCGCGCCCGTGGAGGGATCCAAGCCGCTGCGGCTGCCCGAGCCCGAAGCTCTCGTGCGCGCGTTCCTCGACGCGGTCGCCGACTCCCTGCCGCGCAGCCCCGCCGCCCCCTTCGCGGCCGGGGCGCCCTTCGCCTCCTTCGCGCCGCAGCACCTGCCCCGCGCGCGTGCGTGGGCGGTCGAGGCGGCTGCCGGCATGGACGCGGGCGTGCGGGTCTCCCTGCGCCTCGACCTGTCGAACTTCACGCTCTTCGACACGGACGACGCCCCCGACCCCGCCGACACCTCCGCCGGTGAGGACGGTCCGCCGAGCGCCGGTGCCGAGGAGCGGCGGCGGGCCGGGGCCGCGCTCGTCCAGGTGCACAGCCTCGCCGACCCCACCCAGGTCGTCGACGCGGCCCGCCTCTGGGCCGGCGACGGCGAGGCGCACTTCGGGTCGCGTGCCAGGATCGACGCCGTCCTCGCCCTGCGCCGGGCCGCCCGCGTCTGGCCCCCGCTCGGCCGCGTCCTGGAGCGCGACGTGCCCGACGTCCTCGCGCTCTCCGAGGGCGAGCTCCTCGACCTCCTCGGCCCGGCCGCGGCCCGCCTCGCCGACGCGGGCGTCGAGGTCCACTGGCCCAGGGACCTGGCCCGCGCCCTCACCGCCACCGCCGTCGTGCGCGCCGCCGCGCCCGGCTCCGCCACCGACGGCACCCCGTTCTTCGACGGGGAGGAACTCCTCAAGTTCAACTGGCAGTTGGCGCTCGACGGCGACCCGCTCACCGAGCGGGAGATGGACGAACTCGCCGAGGCCCACCGGCCCGTGGTCCGGCTGCGCGACCAGTGGGTCGTCGTCGACCCCGACCTCGTACGCAAGGCCCGCAAGCGCGAACTGGGGCTGCTCCAGCCCGTCGACGCCCTCGCCGTGGCCCTCACCGGCGAGGCCGAGATCGACGGCGAGCGCGTCGAGGCCGTCCCCACCGGAGTCCTCGCCCACCTGCGCGACCGCCTCGTCGAAGGCCCCTCCGCCGCCACCCAGCCCCCGGGCCTGCACGCCACGCTCCGCGACTACCAGCTGCGCGGCCTCGCCTGGCTCGACCTCATGACCTCGCTCGGCCTCGGCGGCTGCCTCGCCGACGACATGGGCCTCGGCAAGACGGTCACCCTCATCGCGCTCCACCTGCGCAGGAACAGGGAGGCGCCCACCCTCGTCGTCTGCCCGGCGTCCCTCCTCGGGAACTGGCAGCGGGAGATCACCCGCTTCGCCCCCGGCGTCCCCGTCCGCCGCTTCCACGGCACCGACCGCACCCTCGACGGCCTCGACGGCGGCTTCGTCCTCACCACGTACGGCACCCTGCGCACCCGCGCCGCCGAACTCGCCGGGCGCACCTGGGGCATGGTCGTCGCCGACGAGGCGCAGCACATCAAGAACCCCTTCTCCGCCACCGCCAAGGCGCTGCGCACGATCCCGTCCCCTGCCCGCGTCGCCCTCACCGGCACGCCCGTGGAGAACAATCTCTCCGAGCTGTGGGCCCTGCTCGACTGGACGACGCCCGGGCTGCTCGGCCCGCTCAAGTCCTTCCGCGCACGGCACGCGCGCGCCGTGGAGACCGGTGAGGACGCCGAGGCCGTCGAGCGCCTGGCCCGCCTCGTGCGGCCGTTCCTGCTCCGCCGCAAGAAGTCCGACCCCGGCATCGTCCCCGAGCTGCCGCCCAAGACCGAGTCGGACCACCCGGCCCCCCTCACCCGCGAACAGGCCTCGCTCTACGAGGCGGTCGTCCGCGAGGCGATGGCCGAGATCGAGGCCGCCGAAGGCATCGCACGCCGCGGCCTGATCATGAAACTCCTGACGTCGCTCAAGCAGATCTGCAACCACCCGGCGCAGTTCCTCAAGGAGGCGGACGGCTCGCGCGCCCGCCTCACCGGCCGCTCGGGCAAGCTCGCCCTGCTCGACGAACTCCTCGACACGATCATCGCGGAGGACGGCTCCGTCCTCGTCTTCACGCAGTACGTGTCGATGGCCCGACTCCTCGCGACCCACCTGGCGGCCCGCGCGATCCCCTCCCAACTCCTGCACGGTGGAACGCCCGTGGCCGAGCGCGAGCGCATGGTCGACCGCTTCCAGTCCGGCGAGGTCCCCGTCTTCCTGCTCTCCCTGAAGGCAGCCGGCACCGGCCTCAACCTCACCCGCGCGGGCCACGTCGTCCACTTCGACCGCTGGTGGAACCCGGCCGTCGAGGAGCAGGCCACCGACCGCGCCTACCGCATCGGCCAGACCCAGCCCGTCCAGGTCCACCGCCTCATCACCGAGGGCACCGTCGAGGACCGCATCGCCGAGATGCTCGCCGCCAAGAAGGCCCTCGCGGACGCCGTGCTCGGCTCCGGCGAAGCCGCCCTGACCGAGCTGACCGACCGGGAGCTCGCCGACCTCGTCTCCCTGAGGAGGACGGCATGACCCCCCACACGCCGGGCCGCGCCGGCGCGCACGCCCAGGCCCGCGCCCGCGTCGACGACCGCCGCCGCACCTTCCCGCCCCTGCCGCCCCGCACCCGCACGGCCGACGACTTCGCGCTGACGTGGTGGGGGAACGCGTGGGTGGACGCCCTCGTGGACACGGCGCTCGACCCGGCCCGCCTCACCCGCGGACGCGCCTACGCCGACCGAGGACACGTCGACGCCATCACCGCGACCCCCGGCCGCGTCATGGCCTACGTCCACGGCTCACGCCCCCGGCCGTACCGCACCGAGATCCGTCTGCGCACCCTCCACGACGACGACTGGGAGCGCGTCCTCGACACGGCGGCCGCCCGCCCCGACCACATGGCCGCGCTCCTCGACAAGGACGTGCCGCACGCGCTGGCCGCCGTCGCCGACCTCCTGCCCGCCGCCGGCGACCTGATCCCCGACTGCTCCTGCCCGGACGACGGTCACCCCTGCAAGCACGCGGCCGCGCTCTGCTACCAGACGGCACGACTGCTCGACGAGGACCCGTTCGTCCTGTTCCTGCTGCGCGGCCGCGGCGAACAGGAGCTCCTCGCCGACCTGACCCGGCGCAACGCGGCGCATGCCGCGGGCGAGCGCTCCGCCACGGCCCCCGCGCTGCCCTCGGTCGAGGCCCGCGAAGCCCTCGTCCCCCGCACCCTGCCGCTCCTGCCCCCGCCGTTCCCGGCCCCGGCGCACCCGGGCCGCCCGCCCGTCTACCCGCACGCGTCCGGCGCCCCCGACCCGCTCGCCCTCGACCTCCTCGCCACGGAGGCCGCGGCCCGCGCCCACACGTTCCTCACCCGGGGTATCGACCCCATCGCCGGACTCACCCCTTGGCAGGACGCGGTCCGGCTCGCCGCCGCCCACCCCGGCTCCGGCCTCGCGGCGTCCACGCGCGCGCTGTACAAGTCCCTCGCCCAGGGCACCGGACGCACGGCCACCGATCTGGCCCGCGCCGTCGCCGCCTGGCGCCAGGGCGGACTCGCGGGCCTGGACGTCCTCGAAGGGGAGTGGGACCCGCCGGCCGGTCCCTTCGACCGCGCCCGCCCGGCCCTCATCGCCGCGGACTTCCCCCACTTCCGCCCCCACCGCAACAGGCTCTCGACCGACAACCTCCAGCTACGCCTCGGCCGCGAAGGCCTCTGGTACGGCTACGAGTCGGACCCCGGCCGTGAGGACTGGTGGCCGAGAGGCACCCCCGACACGGACCCGGTCGGCGCCCTCACGGCACTGCTCGGCCGCTGACGGGCCGGGCCTGCGACGGCCGAGCACGTCGACTCACAACGCCTCGGCCCACCGCGTCAGCGTCGTGAAGTCCCTCTCGCGCAGCCCATGGCGCGGGTGGATACGCAGAAGCAGCGCCGGGGCGTCGTGGTGCGCCGTCACATGGCGGGAGTCCAGGTCCGTGATCATGTCGTCGACCCAGGCGAAGGGCCGGCCGGCCGCCCAGTCGAGCAGCGGGCGCGTCTTCCAGTAGAGGCCGTCGGGATCCCGGGCGAACAGCTCGGGCCACTCGATCACGGGCAGCGCGGCGGGCAGTCCGATCGCCGGACCGATCATCTCGTTCGCCTCGTGCATCCACGTGGTCGCCCAGGCCAGTTCGAACGGCAGCCCCACCAGGCGCCGACCGTGGGACGGATGGAGCACGACCCGTAGCCCACGGCGGTGGCGGCGCGAGCCGGGGGTCTGGCGCGCGAGCCAGTTCGCCGGATGGAA
This window contains:
- a CDS encoding DEAD/DEAH box helicase, whose translation is MTEQTDHRGVTVSAAAVFLPAPLPRDSTVAFWHPDGTDLPGATPLTVVRPHGAGARTRTVPAVRLPVTDALPLLVRARHTPGAHPAAACWGAAALHALHLVGRGRLLPGLTASDHDAWRAGPLDADDIAQLRAIAAAMPYEAHAAPVEGSKPLRLPEPEALVRAFLDAVADSLPRSPAAPFAAGAPFASFAPQHLPRARAWAVEAAAGMDAGVRVSLRLDLSNFTLFDTDDAPDPADTSAGEDGPPSAGAEERRRAGAALVQVHSLADPTQVVDAARLWAGDGEAHFGSRARIDAVLALRRAARVWPPLGRVLERDVPDVLALSEGELLDLLGPAAARLADAGVEVHWPRDLARALTATAVVRAAAPGSATDGTPFFDGEELLKFNWQLALDGDPLTEREMDELAEAHRPVVRLRDQWVVVDPDLVRKARKRELGLLQPVDALAVALTGEAEIDGERVEAVPTGVLAHLRDRLVEGPSAATQPPGLHATLRDYQLRGLAWLDLMTSLGLGGCLADDMGLGKTVTLIALHLRRNREAPTLVVCPASLLGNWQREITRFAPGVPVRRFHGTDRTLDGLDGGFVLTTYGTLRTRAAELAGRTWGMVVADEAQHIKNPFSATAKALRTIPSPARVALTGTPVENNLSELWALLDWTTPGLLGPLKSFRARHARAVETGEDAEAVERLARLVRPFLLRRKKSDPGIVPELPPKTESDHPAPLTREQASLYEAVVREAMAEIEAAEGIARRGLIMKLLTSLKQICNHPAQFLKEADGSRARLTGRSGKLALLDELLDTIIAEDGSVLVFTQYVSMARLLATHLAARAIPSQLLHGGTPVAERERMVDRFQSGEVPVFLLSLKAAGTGLNLTRAGHVVHFDRWWNPAVEEQATDRAYRIGQTQPVQVHRLITEGTVEDRIAEMLAAKKALADAVLGSGEAALTELTDRELADLVSLRRTA
- a CDS encoding SWIM zinc finger family protein: MTPHTPGRAGAHAQARARVDDRRRTFPPLPPRTRTADDFALTWWGNAWVDALVDTALDPARLTRGRAYADRGHVDAITATPGRVMAYVHGSRPRPYRTEIRLRTLHDDDWERVLDTAAARPDHMAALLDKDVPHALAAVADLLPAAGDLIPDCSCPDDGHPCKHAAALCYQTARLLDEDPFVLFLLRGRGEQELLADLTRRNAAHAAGERSATAPALPSVEAREALVPRTLPLLPPPFPAPAHPGRPPVYPHASGAPDPLALDLLATEAAARAHTFLTRGIDPIAGLTPWQDAVRLAAAHPGSGLAASTRALYKSLAQGTGRTATDLARAVAAWRQGGLAGLDVLEGEWDPPAGPFDRARPALIAADFPHFRPHRNRLSTDNLQLRLGREGLWYGYESDPGREDWWPRGTPDTDPVGALTALLGR